One window of Saprospiraceae bacterium genomic DNA carries:
- the surE gene encoding 5'/3'-nucleotidase SurE → MKTKKLILVTNDDGIFAPGLVSLAKSASKFGEVVIVAPNSPQSGMGHAITINQPIRLHKIHTFQDMDAYECSGTPVDCVKLAKNVILKDRPIAICLSGINHGSNASINIIYSGTMSAAMEASLENIPSIGFSLLDYSFEADFEASSEYVCAIIERALSEGIQNCNLLNINIPKLKKEEIKGIKVCKQAEGRWDEEFKEAKDPRNEPYYWLTGKFVSSDLGTDSDIWALENGYISMVPSGHDLTVYKAIEANKSFENI, encoded by the coding sequence ATGAAAACTAAAAAATTGATCCTGGTAACCAATGATGATGGTATTTTTGCACCTGGCCTGGTCTCACTGGCCAAATCAGCTTCCAAATTTGGCGAAGTGGTCATTGTAGCTCCCAACAGTCCTCAATCGGGCATGGGACATGCAATTACTATAAATCAACCAATCCGATTGCATAAAATACATACATTTCAAGATATGGATGCTTACGAGTGTTCAGGTACACCGGTGGATTGTGTTAAATTGGCTAAGAATGTAATTCTAAAAGATAGACCAATTGCTATTTGTTTATCAGGAATAAATCATGGGTCAAATGCTTCAATTAATATAATTTATTCTGGAACTATGTCCGCAGCTATGGAAGCATCTTTGGAAAATATTCCCTCAATTGGCTTTTCATTATTGGATTATTCATTTGAAGCTGATTTTGAAGCCTCTTCAGAATATGTGTGTGCTATTATAGAACGAGCATTATCGGAGGGAATTCAAAATTGTAATTTGCTTAATATAAATATACCCAAATTAAAAAAGGAAGAAATCAAAGGAATCAAAGTTTGCAAACAAGCAGAAGGCAGGTGGGATGAAGAATTTAAAGAAGCAAAAGATCCAAGAAACGAGCCCTATTATTGGTTAACTGGTAAATTTGTATCTTCGGATTTAGGTACAGATTCTGATATCTGGGCTCTTGAAAATGGGTACATAAGCATGGTCCCTTCTGGACATGATTTGACTGTTTATAAAGCAATTGAAGCTAATAAATCGTTTGAGAACATCTAA
- the holA gene encoding DNA polymerase III subunit delta, protein MEFKEVLKELAVNQLKPVYLVSSEELYFMDKLIHWVTNNLLPKEQQDFNLASLYGKETNIKNILDLAREFPFLGERKIILVRDAQDIKDWDLLAAYLKNPNPSTILFALFTKKPDGRASWVKTAKETGYWHEWKSLSDYQLPSFLLELSKDMQLKFEEQALALLLEYVGNDLSTLANELEKLKLNVTKGTTIGKLEIEKYIGVSKEFNVFELQKSLNAKDHTKSFRIFHNLAIHSKSNPIIATIASLFNHFNRIWLTKLNFNKSDDELSKLLKLPFKNFVKDYREAASKYSLAQIEEVIDFLNEYDLKSKGLYNHSTTEKDLYIEIALNFNQLN, encoded by the coding sequence ATGGAATTCAAAGAAGTATTAAAGGAATTAGCTGTAAATCAATTAAAACCTGTGTATTTGGTAAGTTCCGAAGAGCTATACTTTATGGACAAACTCATACATTGGGTCACAAATAATTTGTTGCCAAAGGAACAACAAGATTTTAACTTGGCTTCCTTATATGGCAAGGAAACGAATATTAAAAATATATTAGATCTTGCCCGGGAGTTTCCGTTTTTAGGTGAACGGAAAATCATTTTAGTAAGAGATGCTCAGGACATAAAGGATTGGGATTTATTAGCTGCCTATTTAAAGAATCCCAATCCATCAACAATTCTATTTGCATTATTTACTAAAAAACCTGATGGGAGAGCGTCTTGGGTAAAAACCGCAAAAGAAACAGGTTATTGGCATGAATGGAAATCTTTATCTGATTACCAACTGCCTTCATTTTTATTAGAATTGTCTAAAGACATGCAATTAAAATTCGAGGAGCAGGCATTGGCCCTTTTGCTGGAATATGTTGGAAATGATTTATCGACCTTGGCAAATGAATTGGAAAAACTAAAATTAAATGTTACAAAAGGTACAACAATTGGAAAATTAGAGATCGAAAAGTATATTGGTGTTAGTAAGGAATTTAATGTATTTGAATTACAGAAATCATTAAACGCAAAGGATCATACTAAAAGTTTTCGAATTTTTCATAACTTGGCTATCCATTCAAAGTCAAATCCAATTATTGCTACAATTGCTTCTCTATTTAATCATTTTAATCGAATTTGGCTTACTAAATTAAATTTTAATAAATCTGATGATGAATTAAGCAAATTGTTAAAACTTCCATTTAAGAATTTTGTAAAAGATTACAGAGAAGCAGCCTCAAAGTATTCGTTGGCTCAAATAGAGGAGGTTATCGATTTTTTAAATGAATATGACCTAAAATCTAAGGGATTATACAACCATTCTACAACTGAAAAAGATTTGTACATAGAAATTGCACTAAATTTTAACCAACTTAATTAA
- the pbpC gene encoding penicillin-binding protein 1C: MRIGYGVLTALFGLFIAIVISAPYFFKDLEFSKVLYSRENKLLGAKISKDGQWRFPATKSVPENYAQCIVNYEDKRFYAHIGIDPLSVLRAIYQNYKTGEIKSGGSTITMQLARLLLGNPKRSIFNKIKESLLAVGIEFNLNKSEILNWYTSLAPYGGNVVGLNAALWRYFQRDEIELSWAEAALLSVLPNQPSYIHLEKNRKLLYLKRNRLLNLLFSKGIIDKSLYELSILEEIPDKIFNMPQVSNLLLSYLISKYPQKHQFNTTIDASIQTKFSDISIKYTKAFKQNEIHNLAILLVSNQTGEVLSYLANSSDTSKTLRNTKVNNIHSLRSSGSVLKPLLFAAALDRGIISTKQLLPDIPTLISGFRPENYSRMFQGCVPADQCIQQSLNVPAVRLLQQYGVPLFYDKLKALGFTSLFRPSSDYGLALILGGAEIKLWDLANVYGNLANQLIVFQNSKALSVRNWNMHILSHDSDAMKSETFANSISKSLASVLSLGAISLMIQTMMGTEMSNDQSANFYNSKTNKIAWKTGTSFGFKDAWCVGLCPEYTAVVWVGNSSGLGRPGLIGLHTAAPLMFELIGQLNCSATWPIPYGEMHPIAVCKTSGYLPSPDCEEIDTIWNPIKINELDVCPYHHSYYVDESEKYRIFYDCDLKGHLKNYFVLPPVMESYYKINNPGYVSIPPVRNDCRSFQDQRINKMEFVYPDKGTEVFIPVDLTDNTQKIVLKATHKDNQAHIHWFIDGVYLGSTDANPHEWAIDPKIGKHQIYIMDDTGESATVTINCHKR; encoded by the coding sequence TTGAGAATTGGTTATGGTGTATTGACGGCTCTATTTGGATTGTTTATAGCAATTGTGATCTCCGCTCCTTATTTTTTTAAGGATTTGGAATTTTCAAAGGTATTATACAGTCGAGAGAATAAATTACTTGGTGCCAAAATCAGTAAGGATGGGCAATGGAGATTTCCGGCCACGAAATCGGTTCCTGAAAACTATGCTCAATGTATAGTAAATTATGAGGATAAGCGATTTTATGCTCATATTGGCATTGACCCTCTTTCAGTCTTACGTGCAATTTATCAAAATTACAAAACCGGAGAAATAAAATCAGGAGGTTCAACCATTACCATGCAATTGGCTCGATTGCTGTTAGGCAATCCAAAAAGAAGTATTTTTAATAAGATTAAAGAGTCGTTGCTTGCTGTTGGCATTGAATTTAATTTAAACAAAAGCGAAATTTTGAATTGGTATACTTCATTAGCACCTTACGGTGGAAATGTAGTAGGATTAAATGCTGCACTTTGGCGATATTTCCAAAGAGATGAGATCGAATTGAGTTGGGCAGAAGCTGCTTTATTAAGTGTATTGCCCAATCAGCCATCCTACATTCATCTAGAAAAAAACAGAAAATTATTGTATTTAAAACGTAACCGGTTGCTCAACTTGCTTTTTTCAAAAGGTATCATTGACAAATCACTTTATGAGTTATCTATATTAGAGGAGATACCTGATAAAATTTTTAATATGCCTCAGGTTTCAAATTTGTTATTGTCGTATTTAATTTCAAAATATCCTCAAAAACATCAATTCAATACTACGATCGATGCCTCAATTCAAACTAAGTTTTCAGACATAAGTATAAAGTATACAAAAGCATTTAAGCAAAATGAAATCCATAATCTGGCTATTTTATTAGTTTCGAATCAAACGGGAGAAGTGTTAAGTTATTTGGCCAATAGTTCGGATACTTCAAAAACGCTTCGAAATACCAAAGTTAATAATATTCATTCCTTAAGGAGTTCAGGTAGTGTATTGAAACCCTTATTGTTTGCCGCTGCATTAGATAGAGGAATCATTAGCACGAAGCAGCTTCTACCTGATATTCCTACCTTGATTTCAGGCTTTAGACCAGAAAATTATTCTCGGATGTTTCAGGGTTGCGTACCTGCAGACCAATGCATTCAACAATCTTTAAACGTTCCCGCTGTACGATTGCTTCAGCAATATGGCGTTCCATTATTTTATGATAAATTAAAAGCCTTAGGTTTTACAAGTCTTTTTAGGCCTTCCAGTGATTATGGATTAGCATTGATTCTCGGCGGGGCAGAAATAAAACTTTGGGATTTAGCAAATGTGTATGGAAATTTGGCGAATCAATTGATAGTTTTCCAAAATTCAAAAGCATTATCTGTTCGAAATTGGAACATGCATATACTCTCACACGATTCAGATGCTATGAAATCGGAAACTTTTGCTAATTCAATTTCTAAATCTTTAGCATCGGTACTTTCTTTGGGTGCAATTTCATTGATGATTCAAACAATGATGGGGACAGAGATGTCAAATGATCAAAGTGCAAATTTTTATAATTCAAAAACCAATAAAATTGCATGGAAGACAGGCACTTCTTTTGGGTTTAAAGATGCCTGGTGCGTTGGATTATGTCCTGAATACACCGCAGTGGTTTGGGTAGGAAATTCCAGTGGATTGGGAAGACCCGGATTAATTGGGCTGCATACAGCCGCACCGCTTATGTTTGAATTAATTGGACAACTAAATTGTTCAGCTACATGGCCGATTCCTTATGGTGAAATGCATCCTATTGCTGTTTGTAAAACCAGTGGATATCTTCCTTCTCCTGATTGTGAAGAAATAGATACTATATGGAATCCAATTAAAATAAATGAACTGGATGTTTGTCCTTATCATCATTCGTATTATGTTGATGAATCTGAGAAATACAGAATTTTTTATGATTGCGATTTGAAGGGTCATTTGAAAAATTATTTTGTACTTCCACCAGTTATGGAATCATATTATAAAATAAATAATCCTGGATATGTATCTATTCCACCTGTTCGAAATGATTGTAGATCATTCCAGGACCAACGCATCAACAAAATGGAATTTGTTTATCCGGATAAAGGCACCGAAGTATTTATCCCAGTTGATTTAACAGACAATACACAAAAAATTGTTTTAAAGGCAACTCATAAGGACAATCAAGCGCATATTCACTGGTTTATTGATGGAGTCTATTTGGGCTCAACGGATGCCAATCCGCATGAATGGGCTATAGATCCGAAAATCGGAAAACATCAGATTTACATAATGGACGATACTGGTGAGTCTGCAACGGTAACGATCAACTGCCACAAGCGGTAA
- a CDS encoding PorV/PorQ family protein, whose amino-acid sequence MTLKSVIWLILFPLSICAQAPKFSNDFLNIGVGARGMALSGAVSASLNSVQAAYWNPAGLININSKFQVSAQHAEWFSGIGNYDYVGFGKTLDDQSLSYGSISLIRMSIDQIPNTLRLRGPDGSIDYSRIEEFSVADYALLVSYGRKLNNSPWSVGINTKIIHRGFGSFAKSWGFGFDAGVQFKKNKWSFALMGRDITTSFNAYSFSFSTEEKAVLQQTNNSIPSNSVEYTLPKIVSGIAYNFKLIDKIGLLTAVDLEWSTNGIEASLISSNHFNIDPKLGIELDYNKRMFLRLGAGNFQRTLAVDGSGSKELSFYPTAGLGIKIAKITIDYAMTNIGNAGIGLYSHFFSLNLDF is encoded by the coding sequence ATGACTTTAAAAAGTGTCATTTGGCTGATTTTGTTTCCGCTTTCAATTTGCGCTCAAGCGCCTAAATTTAGCAATGATTTTCTGAATATTGGGGTAGGAGCCCGTGGAATGGCATTGTCAGGGGCAGTTTCAGCTTCTTTAAATTCAGTACAAGCAGCCTATTGGAATCCAGCTGGATTAATTAATATCAATTCAAAATTTCAAGTAAGCGCCCAACATGCTGAATGGTTTTCTGGTATTGGAAATTATGATTACGTAGGTTTTGGAAAAACATTAGACGATCAGTCTTTAAGTTATGGGAGTATTAGTTTAATCAGAATGTCTATTGATCAAATTCCGAATACACTTCGATTGCGAGGACCAGACGGAAGTATTGATTATAGTCGGATTGAAGAATTCAGTGTAGCAGATTATGCACTTTTGGTTTCTTATGGACGAAAATTGAATAATAGTCCATGGTCTGTTGGGATCAACACTAAAATAATTCATAGAGGATTTGGCTCGTTTGCAAAATCCTGGGGATTTGGATTTGATGCAGGCGTTCAGTTTAAGAAAAACAAATGGAGCTTTGCTTTAATGGGAAGAGATATTACAACAAGCTTCAATGCCTATTCATTTTCTTTTAGTACAGAAGAAAAAGCGGTTCTTCAGCAGACGAATAATTCAATTCCATCTAATTCTGTGGAATATACCTTACCGAAAATCGTAAGTGGCATTGCGTATAATTTTAAGTTGATTGATAAAATCGGATTGTTGACCGCAGTTGATTTGGAATGGTCAACAAATGGTATTGAAGCATCTTTAATTTCATCTAATCATTTTAATATAGATCCAAAACTTGGAATTGAGTTGGATTATAATAAGCGCATGTTCTTGCGTCTAGGAGCAGGAAATTTCCAAAGAACTTTAGCAGTTGACGGAAGTGGTTCCAAAGAATTATCATTTTATCCTACAGCCGGATTAGGCATTAAAATTGCAAAAATTACAATTGATTATGCGATGACTAATATTGGTAATGCAGGTATTGGATTGTATTCACATTTTTTTTCATTAAATCTTGATTTCTAG
- a CDS encoding LON peptidase substrate-binding domain-containing protein, with the protein MDKVHKIPVFPLPVVVFPDEEIRLHIFEQRYKQLIQDCSDTGLVFAILPIIDDRIQEYGTLVRLQEIVKTYEDGRLDIRLEAIGQVKNIALHNRWSGKLYGAIEAEAIADISMGDQELLDKIKQQFGVLCEINQAQPYHSILWEQFRSYKLGHYVGFTLKEEYQFSALKTENERLQKLLNQLELMIAQSTTRKEWLKNMNMNGEFRNFGKESIIGII; encoded by the coding sequence ATGGATAAGGTTCATAAAATTCCAGTGTTTCCGCTTCCTGTAGTGGTATTTCCAGATGAAGAAATCAGACTTCATATTTTTGAACAACGCTATAAGCAATTAATTCAAGATTGCTCTGATACGGGGCTAGTTTTTGCTATCCTGCCAATAATTGATGACAGAATTCAGGAATACGGGACGCTGGTAAGACTTCAAGAAATTGTAAAAACCTATGAGGATGGCCGATTGGATATTCGTCTGGAAGCTATTGGTCAAGTTAAAAATATTGCGCTACACAATCGTTGGTCTGGAAAACTCTATGGAGCTATTGAAGCCGAAGCAATAGCTGATATCAGTATGGGTGACCAAGAATTATTGGATAAAATAAAACAACAATTTGGGGTTCTTTGTGAAATCAATCAAGCACAACCCTATCATTCCATTCTTTGGGAACAATTTAGAAGTTATAAATTAGGACATTACGTTGGGTTCACTTTAAAGGAGGAATATCAATTTAGTGCTCTTAAAACTGAAAACGAACGACTTCAAAAATTATTAAATCAATTGGAACTCATGATTGCTCAAAGCACAACGCGAAAAGAATGGCTAAAAAACATGAATATGAATGGAGAGTTTCGCAATTTTGGAAAAGAATCTATAATAGGAATCATTTGA
- the pepT gene encoding peptidase T, whose product MFFTEFVHTAERFIRYAKLDTQSDPTSSEYPSTKKQFDLLRLLYNELKEAGIDQVELDAYGYVFAMIPSNSDKKLPTICFCAHVDTAPDCSGSNVKPLLHKNYAGQNMVLPDDPSIVISPNDYPALNSKSGENIITASGLTLLGSDDKAGVTAIMEAALYLKNHPEIKHGPIRILFTPDEEIGKGVAYLDMKKLNADFGYTLDGGPLGDLEDETFSADAVHITIEGVSTHPGYAKGKMENAIKIASEFIASLPKEFLAPEVTEGRQGFVHPVKLEAELEKAKIYLIVRDFDTKKLKEHEDVLEQLVKQVLLTYPGSSYTFSVTEQYRNMKEILIDHPQVTQYAELAMIEAGIKPNKGLIRGGTDGSKLSFMGLPCPNLFAGEQAIHSKKEWVSEQDMQKAAEVIVRICQIWERNG is encoded by the coding sequence ATGTTTTTTACTGAATTCGTGCACACTGCTGAACGTTTTATTAGATATGCAAAACTTGATACACAATCGGATCCCACCTCATCGGAGTATCCTTCTACAAAAAAGCAATTTGATTTATTGAGGCTACTTTATAATGAACTAAAAGAAGCTGGAATTGACCAGGTTGAGCTAGATGCTTACGGATATGTTTTTGCTATGATTCCTTCAAATAGTGACAAAAAGCTACCTACCATTTGTTTTTGTGCTCATGTTGATACTGCACCTGATTGCAGTGGCAGTAATGTAAAACCTTTGTTACATAAAAACTACGCAGGCCAAAATATGGTCCTTCCAGATGATCCTTCAATTGTAATTAGCCCAAATGACTACCCTGCTTTAAATTCTAAGTCAGGTGAAAACATTATAACCGCTAGTGGACTCACCTTATTGGGATCAGATGATAAAGCAGGCGTTACCGCCATTATGGAAGCAGCCTTGTATCTAAAAAATCATCCTGAGATCAAACACGGACCGATAAGAATACTTTTTACACCTGATGAAGAAATTGGAAAAGGTGTGGCTTACCTCGATATGAAAAAATTAAATGCTGATTTTGGCTATACCTTAGATGGTGGCCCACTCGGAGATTTAGAAGATGAAACATTTTCTGCTGATGCAGTTCATATAACGATTGAAGGAGTTTCTACACATCCAGGTTACGCTAAAGGCAAAATGGAAAATGCAATAAAAATAGCATCTGAATTTATAGCATCCCTGCCCAAAGAATTTTTAGCTCCAGAGGTTACAGAAGGGAGACAAGGTTTTGTACACCCTGTTAAATTGGAAGCCGAATTGGAAAAAGCTAAAATCTATTTGATTGTTAGAGATTTTGATACGAAGAAACTTAAAGAACACGAAGATGTTTTGGAACAATTAGTAAAGCAGGTTTTATTAACATATCCTGGTAGTAGTTATACTTTTTCAGTTACAGAACAATATAGAAACATGAAAGAGATATTAATTGACCACCCTCAGGTTACACAATATGCTGAATTAGCAATGATCGAGGCTGGCATTAAGCCAAACAAAGGTTTAATTCGAGGCGGTACTGATGGAAGTAAATTAAGTTTTATGGGGCTTCCTTGTCCAAATTTATTTGCAGGTGAACAAGCGATCCACTCAAAAAAAGAATGGGTTAGTGAACAAGACATGCAAAAAGCAGCTGAAGTAATTGTAAGAATTTGTCAAATTTGGGAACGCAATGGATAA